The genomic stretch GCGAGCGCTGCAGCCCGGCGGACGTCGCGCTGGTGTGAACGACCAGGTCGCAGCCGCCGGGCGCGTCCTCCGGCAACGCGAAGCGGGCGCCGAGCACGGCCGCGACCTCGGCCCGGGACGCGTCGACGTCGACGAGCGTCACCTCGAGCGCCGGGAACCGCGCGAGCAGGCGGGCGACGCAGCAGCCGACCATCCCGGCGCCGACGACGGCCACGCGGTCTCCGACCAGCGGGGCGGCGTCCCACAGGGCGTTGACGGCGGTCTCGACGGTGCCTGCGAGCACCGCGCGTGCCGCCGGCACGTCGTCGGGGATGACGGACACCGCACCGGCCGGCACGACGTAGGCCGTCTGGTGCGGATAGAGGCAGAAGACCTCGCGCCCGCACAGCTCCGGGGGTCCGTGTTCGACCGTGCCGACGTTGAGATAGCCGTACTTCACCGGGCCCGGGAAGTCGCCCTCCTGGAACGGCGCCCGCATCGTGGCGTACTGGCCCGGCGGCACCCGGCCCCGGTAGACCAGCGTCTCGGTGCCACGGCTCACCGCTGTCCGCAGCGTGCGGACCACCACGTCGCCCCGGCCCGGCCGGGCCGGTGCGACCGGCCGGATCTCCCCATGCTCGGGCGCGCGCAGCCAGAACGCATGGGCGTTGTCGAGCACGTCGTATGCCTCGGCTTGCTGCGGCATCGGTAGGTGAGCTCCCCCGGGTTCACCTGTCCAGACGCCCGACCGCGGCGATCCTTCCCGCACGGGTCGTCCGTGGCCGCACGGTCGCCGCGCGCCGTGCCGCCTCGCACCATGACCGGGGCTTAGACTGCGCTCGCGTGTCCTGGAAAGGCACCGTCCATCGCGCACTGAGGCGCTCGACCGGCTTCGAGCTGCGGCGCGCCCCGCCGCCCAGGGAGCCCCGGCCCCGTCCGCGGCCGCCGCGCGTCCGCGTGCGCTCGGGCGACCGGCTCGTCGAGGCGCCAGTGTTCATCCTCTCGACCGTCCGGTCGGGCTCGACGCTGCTGCGCGTGCTGCTCGGCAGCCACTCGCAGATCCACGCGCCGCATGAGATGCACCTGCGCGACATCGCCGTCGAGGTGAAGTCGAAGTACGTCGAGCGGGCGCTCGACTCCGTCGGCCTGGACCAGGCGCACCTGGAGTACCTGCTCTGGGACCGCGTCCTGCACCGCGAGCTCGCCGCCAGCGGCAAGTCGGTCCTCGTCAGCAAGACGCCGAACGACGTGTTCATCCTGGATCGCATCCGTGCCTGCTGGAGCGACGCGCGGTTCATCTTCCTGCTGCGCCATCCGGCCGCGATCGCCGCTTCGCGCCACGCCACGCGCCCGCAGGACACGGCCGAGCGCAACGTCGAGATGATCCGCCGCTACGCCGTCGCCCTCGAGCAGGCCCGGACGGAGCTGCCCGGCCACACCGTGCGCTACGAGGACCTCGCGTCCGATCCCGCCGGCGAGACGCAGCGGCTGTGCGCGTTCCTCGGCGTGCCGTGGGAGGAGGCGATGCTCGACTACGGCCGCCACCGCCATCGCGGCCTGAAGGCGGGGCTCGGCGACTGGACCGAGAAGATCAGGTCCGGCCAGGTGCAGTCGCCAACGCTGCCTCCGCCGGACGCAGAGGTCGCTGGCCCGCTGCGCGAGTTCGCCGAGGCCTGGGGCTACCTGCCCGCCGGGCCGCCCACCGCAGCGCCGGGCGCTCGAGCGCCAGCCAGCTGACCGCCGCCAGGGTCCCGGTGATGGCCCCGGCCAGCGCCAGCGCCGGCGCGAGATCCGCCGGCCAGTGCCCGGTCCCGCGCAGCGCGAAGATCACCGGGAAGTGCCAGAGGTAGATGCCGTAGGAGAGGGTGCCGAGCAGCCGCAGCGGCGCCGTCGTGAGCAGCGCGCCGCGGATCGGCGAGGCCGTCAGCGCCGTGACGATCGCCGCGAAGCCGAGGACGGCCGGGAGGTGGCTGTCGACGTCGCGCACCACCTGCGGGCCGAGCCGCAGCGCGGTCCACGCCGCATCGAGGACGACGGCCGCCGCTCCGCCGGCGAGCAGGCGCGCGGCGGTCCGCCGGGACAGCACACGCCGGTGCATGACGGCGGCCGCGAGCATGCCGGCGGCGAACGGCGGCAGGTTCGTCAGCAGCGACGTGGTCACGGTGCGCGGCCACGCGTCGAACGCGGCGGCCGCCTGGAGCCCGACCCCGAGGATGACGAGCGCGGCCGGCAGCGCCGCCTGGCGGGCGCGGCCCGCGCCGAGGCGGGCGGTCAGCACGGCGAGCAGCGGCACGAGCGCGTAGAAGGAGACCTCGACGGCCAGCGTCCACATCGGCGGGTCGAGCTGGCCGCGGGTCGCCTCGGACTGGCCCTGGGCGAAGAGCACGAAGCGCGGCAGATCCGAGGCCGCGACCGCGTTGGGATGCCCGATGGCCGTCAGGACCGCGAAGGCGCCGAGCAGCGCCGCCCAGTAGGCGGGGAGGATGCGCGCCGCCCGGCGCAGCGCATAGCGGCCGAGGCGCGGGGCGGCCCGGCGATCGAGCACCGCCGCGACGAACGGGCGGTAGACGAGAAAGCCCGAGAGCACGAAGAACAGGGGCACGCCGAGGTACAGCTGACTGAGCGCCAGCTCGAGCGGGGCCTTCTCCGGACGCCCGCGGGCGCCCCAGTCGAACATCCACACGTGCAGGACGAGGATC from Capillimicrobium parvum encodes the following:
- a CDS encoding zinc-dependent alcohol dehydrogenase, whose amino-acid sequence is MPQQAEAYDVLDNAHAFWLRAPEHGEIRPVAPARPGRGDVVVRTLRTAVSRGTETLVYRGRVPPGQYATMRAPFQEGDFPGPVKYGYLNVGTVEHGPPELCGREVFCLYPHQTAYVVPAGAVSVIPDDVPAARAVLAGTVETAVNALWDAAPLVGDRVAVVGAGMVGCCVARLLARFPALEVTLVDVDASRAEVAAVLGARFALPEDAPGGCDLVVHTSATSAGLQRSLELLASEATVLDLSWYGDTEVRLSLGGAFHARRLGLRASQVGTVSPIRSARRTTADRLALALDLLRDPAFDVLITGESRFDELPAVMARLAAGDLPALCHTITYDEE
- a CDS encoding sulfotransferase family protein, encoding MSWKGTVHRALRRSTGFELRRAPPPREPRPRPRPPRVRVRSGDRLVEAPVFILSTVRSGSTLLRVLLGSHSQIHAPHEMHLRDIAVEVKSKYVERALDSVGLDQAHLEYLLWDRVLHRELAASGKSVLVSKTPNDVFILDRIRACWSDARFIFLLRHPAAIAASRHATRPQDTAERNVEMIRRYAVALEQARTELPGHTVRYEDLASDPAGETQRLCAFLGVPWEEAMLDYGRHRHRGLKAGLGDWTEKIRSGQVQSPTLPPPDAEVAGPLREFAEAWGYLPAGPPTAAPGARAPAS